Proteins from one Podospora pseudocomata strain CBS 415.72m chromosome 4, whole genome shotgun sequence genomic window:
- a CDS encoding hypothetical protein (EggNog:ENOG503P7PG) has translation MRHEYVKLHVIRCEVVWFKDCLVPEIPETDNCPNFRLSPTSALPSVRSRTTTKMDTTNTKRFFDNPIIRTFLGLHNFLVLASSTILTGILSYFLHHYRYRNTHLVYQEVIAVVTLFLYLFATFLPAFKFYRGYMLPLNLLLSYFWLTSLIFSSQDYAGNRCLYNSPPFVNRCRLKHTIQAFWIIGFSYLFLNAILEALMWAGSRTNRLLHGGDIEKDRPLTSGNAVPVSNGHGTTTTV, from the exons ATGCGTCATGAATACGTGAAGCTACACGTCATTCGTTGTGAGGTTGTCTGGTTTAAAGATTGTCTTGTTCCAGAAATCCCAGAGACAGACAACTGCCCCAATTTCCGCCTctcaccaacatcagcatTGCCCTCTGTTAGATCAAGAACAACCACCAAGATggacaccaccaacaccaagcgcTTTTTTGACAATCCCATCATCCGCACCTTTCTTGGGCTCCACAACTTTTTGGTGCTTGCGTCGTCAACCATCTTGACTGGGATCTTGTCCTACTTTTTACACCACTACCGCTACCGAAACACGCATCTTGTGTATCAAGAAGTGATTGCGGTAGTGACCCTTTTCCTATATCTTTTTGCAACCTTTCTACCGGCATTCAAATTTTACAGAGGCTACATGCTTCCGCTTAACCTCCTGCTCTCATACTTCTGGCTCACAAGCTTGATTTTCAGCAGCCAGGATTATGCCGGTAATAGGTGCTTGTACAattctcctccttttgtCAACAGGTGCCGGCTCAAGCATACCATTCAGGCATTTTGGATCATTGGGTT TTCATACCTGTTCCTCAACGCGATCTTAGAAGCTCTGATGTGGGCTGGTTCGCGGACGAACAGACTTCTCCACGGTGGTGACATCGAGAAGGACAGACCGCTTACGAGTGGCAACGCAGTCCCTGTGAGCAACGGTCATGGAACCACAACAACGGTGTAG